Genomic segment of Mycolicibacterium sarraceniae:
GCCGGGTGGTCATGGGATCGGTGAACGTCCGCGGCCCCAAGCGTCCGCTGCTGCGTCGCCACTAAACTGGCTAGATGCCCGTACGCACTGCACTCCGGCCTGGAGTGATCGCACCGACCCTGCCGGTCCCCAGGGCGATCGAGCGTCCCGAATATGTCGGTAAGTCCACGGTCGCCGAAGGCGCCGAACCCTGGGTCCAGACGCCCGAGGTCATCGAGAACATGCGTATCGCCGGCCGCATCGCGGCCGGCGCGCTCGCCGAGGCCGGTAAGGCCGTCGCGCCGGGGGTGACCACCGACGAGCTCGACCGGATCGCCCACGACTACATGATCGATCACCGCGCCTACCCGTCGACGCTGTTCTACAAGGGTTTTCCGAAGTCGTGCTGCACCTCGCTGAACGAGATCATCTGCCACGGCATCCCGGACTCGACCGTGGTGCAGGACGGCGACATCGTCAACATCGACGTGACCGCGTTCATCCACGGTGTGCACGGCGATACCAATGCCACGTTCCTGGCCGGTGACGTCAGCGAAGAGCACCGGCTGCTGGTGGACCGCACCCACGAGGCGACAATGCGGGCCATCAAGGCCGTCAAGCCGGGCCGCGCCCTGTCGGTGGTCGGCCGGGTCATCGAGGCGTATGCAAACCGCTTCGGCTACAACGTGGTTCGCGACTTCACCGGACACGGCATCGGCACCACCTTCCACAACGGTCTGGTGGTGCTGCATTACGACCAACCCGAGGTCGAGACCCTGCTGGAGCCGGGCATGACGTTCACCATCGAACCCATGATCAATCTCGGCGCACTGGATTACGAGATCTGGGACGACGGCTGGACGGTGGCCACCAGGGACCGCAAGTGGACCGCGCAGTTCGAGCACACCCTGGTCGTGACCGAGGACGGCGCGGAAATCCTGACCCTGGCCCCGTGACCGGCCGCGCGCTGCTGATCGCCGGCGCCACCTCGGATGCCGGCAAGTCGATGGTCGTCGCCGGGCTGTGCCGGCTATTGGCGCGCAAGGGAATTAACGTCGCGCCGTTCAAGGCCCAGAACATGAGCAACAACTCGGTGGTCACCGTCGACGGCGGCGAGATCGGCCGGGCCCAGGGCATGCAGGCACGTGCAGCGGGTCTGCAACCCAGCATCCGTTTCAACCCGGTCCTGCTCAAACCCGGGAGTGACCGCACCTCGCAGCTGGTGGTCAAGGGTCATCCGGTCGGCAGCGTCGGCGCGAAGGATTACATCCGACACCGCGACTGGCTTGCCGGGGTGGTTGCCGACGAATTGAGCTCACTGCGAGCCGAATTCGATGTCGTGGTGTGTGAGGGCGCTGGATCACCCGCCGAGATCAACCTGCGCGCAACCGATCTGGCCAACATGGGCCTGGCGCGCGCGGCGAACCTGCCCGTGGTGATCGTCGGCGATATCGACCGCGGTGGCTTGCTGGCCCACCTGTTCGGCACCGTCGCGGTGCTCTCGCCAGAGGATCAAGCCTTGATTGCCGGCTTCATCGTCAACAAATTCCGCGGCGATCCTGCACTGCTCGCACCGGGCCTCGACCAGCTGGCCGAGCTCACCGGCCGCCCTACGTATGGGGTTGTGCCTTATAGCGACGAGCTGTGGCTGGACGCCGAGGATTCGGTGTCGGTGGTGGCCGGCCACGTGGTTGGGATGCCGTCGCCACCGCGGGGGGAGCGCGGGCTGCGGGTTGCGGCGATCCGGTTGCCGCGAATCTCGAACTCCACCGATATTGAGGCGCTGGCCTGCGAACCCGGAGTCCTGGTCCGCTGGGCGTCCGAGCCGGCCGAGGTGGCCGACGCCGATATCGTCGTGATCCCGGGCAGTAAGGCCACCGTCGCCGACCTGGGCTGGCTGCGCGAGCGTGGACTGGCCGACGCGATTACCTCACACGCGCGTGCCGGGCACGCTGTCCTCGGTATCTGCGGCGGCTTCCAGATGCTGTGCCGCCGCGTCGGCGACACCGTCGAGACCCGCACCGGTGATGTCGAGGGGCTGGGACTGTTGGACGCTGATATCGACTTCGCGGCGGACAAAGTGCTGCGGCGCTGGCCGAGTCCGTTGGGCGGTTACGAAATCCACCACGGCCGGGTGACACGGTGCGTCGAGGACGCCTGGTTCGAGGCCGACGGTGCCGTGCAGGGCTACGTCCGGGGCGCCGTGTTCGGCACCCACTGGCACGGCCTGCTCGACAACGACGAATTCCGTCGCGGCTGGCTCACCACCGCTGCCGCTGCGGCCGGAAGGGTGGATTTCCGGGTGGCCGACGATGTCAGCGTGCCCGCCCGCCGGGATGCTCAACTCGATGTCATGGCCGATTTGTTGGCCGCCCACCTCGATATCGACGCGCTGATGGCGCTGCTGGACACGCGCGCGCCAGTGCGCCCCACGG
This window contains:
- the map gene encoding type I methionyl aminopeptidase, producing the protein MPVRTALRPGVIAPTLPVPRAIERPEYVGKSTVAEGAEPWVQTPEVIENMRIAGRIAAGALAEAGKAVAPGVTTDELDRIAHDYMIDHRAYPSTLFYKGFPKSCCTSLNEIICHGIPDSTVVQDGDIVNIDVTAFIHGVHGDTNATFLAGDVSEEHRLLVDRTHEATMRAIKAVKPGRALSVVGRVIEAYANRFGYNVVRDFTGHGIGTTFHNGLVVLHYDQPEVETLLEPGMTFTIEPMINLGALDYEIWDDGWTVATRDRKWTAQFEHTLVVTEDGAEILTLAP
- a CDS encoding cobyric acid synthase, translating into MTGRALLIAGATSDAGKSMVVAGLCRLLARKGINVAPFKAQNMSNNSVVTVDGGEIGRAQGMQARAAGLQPSIRFNPVLLKPGSDRTSQLVVKGHPVGSVGAKDYIRHRDWLAGVVADELSSLRAEFDVVVCEGAGSPAEINLRATDLANMGLARAANLPVVIVGDIDRGGLLAHLFGTVAVLSPEDQALIAGFIVNKFRGDPALLAPGLDQLAELTGRPTYGVVPYSDELWLDAEDSVSVVAGHVVGMPSPPRGERGLRVAAIRLPRISNSTDIEALACEPGVLVRWASEPAEVADADIVVIPGSKATVADLGWLRERGLADAITSHARAGHAVLGICGGFQMLCRRVGDTVETRTGDVEGLGLLDADIDFAADKVLRRWPSPLGGYEIHHGRVTRCVEDAWFEADGAVQGYVRGAVFGTHWHGLLDNDEFRRGWLTTAAAAAGRVDFRVADDVSVPARRDAQLDVMADLLAAHLDIDALMALLDTRAPVRPTVSTRLSR